The genomic region ggtagtcatttcagtcgaaagaacgacgtctagatgaccattttagaaaacatacttccactttgagtttaaccatgatttttggatatagtttcatgttcataagaaaaatcatttctccagaagaacaatttttaaatcaaagtttatcatagtttttatttaactaacccaaaacagcccgcggtgttagtacgacggcgtatgtccggttttacagtgttcttcgtgtttccaggttttagatcattaagttagcatatcatatagatatagaacatgtgtttagttgattttaaaagtcaagttagaaggattaacttttgtttgctaacaagtttagaattaactaaactatgttctagtgattacaagtttaaaccttcgaataagttagctttatatgtatgaatcgaatgatgttatgaacatcattactacctgaagttttttggataaagctactggaaatgagaaaaatggatctagcttcaaaggatccttggatggcttgaaagttcttgaagcagaatcatgacacgaaaacaagttcaagtaagatttccactcgaaataagattgttatagttatagaaattgaatcaaagtttgaatatgagtattaccttgtattaaaaagatatcttactgtaaataataaagatttcttgagggtggatgatcactctacaagattggaagtaagctagcaaacttggaagtattcttgattttatgaaactagaacttgtagaatttatgaagaacacttagaacttgaagatagaacttgagagagattaattagatgaagaaaattgaagaatgaaagtttttgtaggtgtttttggtgtaacaccctaggcaaatcccacatcgcccacgaacatgagtgatcatgggattataaggtaatactcacgcttaaatgacacaacgcgttttgggatcacaggctgagtagaagtgcgagtacattgtggttaagcgtgctcgggccaaagcactaccaggatgggtgacctcctgggaaagtgtttctcgagtgtggtcgccaagaaaaagccgtgcgcctgcgggcaaagcggacaatattgtggtcatgttaagctggggtgttacagaatggtatcagagccactcatgtgtcattgggggtggtggggcaaacctcatcgaggacgatgagtccctaagggggggggtgaatgtaacaccctaggcaaatcccacatcgcccacgaacatgagtgatcatgggattataaggtaatactcacgcttaaatgacacaacatgttttgggatcacaggctgagtagaagtgcaagtacgttgtggttaagcgtgctcgggccaaagcactaccaggatgggtgacctcctgggaaagtgattctcgtgtgtggtcgccaagaaaaagccgtgcgcctgcgggcaaagcggacaatattgtggtcatgttaagctggggtgttacatttggtctttggtatatggattagatataaaggatgtgtaattttgtttacatgtaaataagtcatgaatgattactcatatttttgtaattttatgagatatttcatgctagttgccaaatgatggttcccacatgtgttaggtgactcacatgggctgctaagagctgatcattggagtgtatataccaatagtacatacatctaaaagctgtgtattgtacgagtacgaatacgggtgcatacgagtagaattgttgatgaaactgaacgaggatgtaattgtaagcatttttgttaagtagaagtattttgataagtgtcttgaagtctttcaaaagtgtatgaatacatattaaatcactacatgtatatacattttaactgagtcgttaagtcatcgttagtcgttacatgtaattgttattttgaaacctttaggttaacgatcttgttaaatgttgttaacccattgtttattaaatcaaatgagatgttaaattattacattatcatgatatcatgatgtattaatatatcttaatatgatatatatacattaaatgtcgttacaatgataatcgttacatatatgtctcgtttcaaaatcattaagttagtagtcttgtttttacatatgtagttcattgttaatatacttaatgatatgtttacttatcataatatcatgttaactatatatatatatatccatatatatgtcatcatatagtttttacaagttttaacgttcgtgaatcgccggtcaacttgggtggtcaattgtctatatgaaacctatttcaattaatcaattcttaacaagtttgattgcttaacatgttggaaacatttaatcatgtaaatatcaatttcatttaatatataaaaacatggaaaagttcgggtcactacacactctCTGTAACTTTCCTAATAGTATCTTGTGCTGACTACATTgctttcttttgtgtatgcatagGTAACACTGGTGTGACTTCTGCATGGGCGCAGGCAACTGCCCCCATGGTTCCGTTGTTGGAGGGAGCTACTCCTCGAGAGAGGCTTGAGCCGGTTGTAGGGGAGAGTCGGGTGGCTGAGGAGGTTCCAGCTACTGAAATGGAGTCGGTTCAAGGGCACCGTTCCAGCAAAGAGCCCACCGTACAGGTCTCGGATGCTCACCCCCGGCTGACAACAAATGCTGAGCAGAATGTTTACGTTCTGCCCAACTTTAATGTCGAGCCATTCCGTGATCTTCTTCACTGTGATGCTTCAGACTACCCAGTTTATAAGGAATATCTGGACTTCATTACCTTTTCGGCTCTGAAAAAGGCGTTGGCCGCACTTTCCGCCACCCAGGCACAACACTTGCATTCTCAATTTGGCGTGTTTGCTCAGCATCTTGCGGCAGATGAATTAAAACAGAGTGTGGCTGATGCTCGTTGCATTCACGAGCATTATGTGATGTTTGAGAATGATAACCGTCGTGTGGCGGAGTTATCAGGGACAATCATTCGCCTTGAGAGGGATTTGGCGTCGACGAAGGAGGCCTTGGAGTCCACCCGGGACAAGTTACGTGTTTCCCGGGAAGTACAGGAAACGTTGAAGGCGGCACTTGCCCAGGAACAGGAGAAGGTCGTCCTACTTTCTGATGAAAATAAGAAGTTATCAGAAAAGGTGTCGGCCATGTTAGGCGAACTTACCCGCCTTCAACATGGTATTCCTGTGCTTTTTGGCCGTCTCCTGAAGTCATCCATTGTTCATCAGTCGTTCAGCGCCTTTATTGAGGCTATCAAGAGGCTGACTACATTTGAGGTGTTGAAGGCGGTGCAATGTTTCTTGCCGCCTGGTAGTGCGACCCAAAAAATGAAGACTGATTTGAGCGCTACCTGTGTTCAGGACTGCCAGCAGGCACATGAGGCTCTCGGCCAGATTAGTTTTGAAGAGTTAGATAAAATCTGCAGGGACGAGAACTCATCCGTGGAGGATATTGTAAATTACCAACTGTAGAGATATGCACTCTGTTGTATTTTGTATGATTAATGTGACTTCTTTATATCTTGTTACATATTGTGTATAAACTAGTTTATTTTGCTTCGAGTTGCGTATATTGTCATGACAAAAACGTAGATATCTAGACTACGCGTGAGTATGGTCGAGTTGTTTATACGGTAGAACCGGACCATCAATGATATGGCCGGACACCCTTGTTATCCGAGAAGGTTCTTCAAGGGGTGTCCTCCTACCAACGAAAGCTAGAAAGCATTTCTTCTGGCGGTAGGTTTGAAATATGCCAAAAGACTTTTGATTTTACATGTGACATATTCAGAGTCGTTACAGTGCATAAGTATATAAAATGAAACTTTATTGATGACTTATACATAGAAATGATTTGAGTACATAAGTGTTTTGCATTTCTACCATCCGAGTGGGTGATCAGTCCTCCCGGCCGCAGACAAGTTACACATGGTATTTCTTCAAATGAAAGGCGTGCCAAGGGTGTTGTATCGGAACTCCGTCAGGTGTCTCCAGGTGGTATGCACTATAATTAGTTATGCCGATAACCCTGTAAGGTCCCTCCCACCTTGGGCCCAGTTTTCCGACATCTTGCTGTCGACTGGCCTTGTTGCTACGTAACACCAAGTCGTTTAACTGAAAGTCCAGTGGCTTGACTTTTTTGTCATAGTGGTTTGGGATTTTTTGCTTCTTTTCGACTTGCCGGATATGTGCTATCGTCCGTCGTTCTTCTAGAGCATCCAAGTTTTTTTGTAATGCTTCATCGTTTTGTTGTTCATCGAATGCTGTTATTCGGTTGGTTGAGACAAGCACTTCAGCTGGGATAACCGCTTTGGTGCCGTACACCAAGCCGAAAGGTGTTTCATTCATACTATCTTTTGGTGTTGTCTGGTGTGCCCATAGTACATGTTGGAGCTCGTCCACCCATCCTTACCGGTGTTTACCTAGTCTTGCTTTTATCCCGGCAACGATGTCTCTGTTAGTGACCTTGACTTGTCCGTTGGCCTGTGGGTAGGCCACagaagtaaatgactgttgaatgtcCATGTCTGTACACCAGTCCTTAAATGGATTGTGTGCAAACTATGTGCCGTTTTCACTGACTATCTCCTGAGGTAAACCGAAATGACAGACAATATCCTCCTATACAAAGGTTAAGATTTTTCGTCCCGTGATCGTGCTTAACAGTTTTGCCTCGACCCATTTTATAAAGTAGTCGATTGCGACTACTAGGAATTTGACGTTTTCGACACCTCTTGGGAATGGGCCGACAATGTCGATCCACCATTTGCAGAACGGCCAAGCGTCATGTATAGGAATCATGTTACGGCATGGGGATCTGTTGACGGGAGCGTGTATTTGACATGCCTCACAGTTTACGATCAGGTCATATTTGTCCCAGTACATGTGTGGCCAGAAGTAACCCATTCTCTTGATCCTGCTAACTATCGTTCAGTAGCCGGAATGTGTAGAGCAGGCCCCTTCGTGCATTTCTTGTATGATCTCTTTGGCCTGCGTTGGGCCAACGCATCTTAAGTAAGGCTCTGTGAATGATTTCCTATACAGGATGCCACCTTTAAAATTGTACATTGGTGCCCGCATTTGTATCCTGCAGGCTTGTAGTTTGTCCTCCGGGAGGGTACCATCAGCAAGGTATTTTATGAAAGGTGTCATCAAACACTCTTCCTCCGTCGTGGTTGTTGCCATGAGAGTATCCTCTTCGATTGGCTTTCTTTCCAGTACTTCAACCATAACCTTTTTGGTGAAGTGGTCGTAGAGCAGAGAGGCAAGCTTGCTCAAAGCATCTGCTTTCTTATTACGGTTACGGGGTATTTGCTTTATTTCAAATATTGCGAAGGTGTTGGTTAGTGCTTTCGTAAGCTCTAGGTATTTTTGCATCGATGTATCGCTTGCTTCAAAGCTTCCGTTTAACTGGCTTACTTCTAGTTGTGAGTCGACATAAGCTGTAAGTTGTCGTACATCTATACTTTTTACCAAGCATAATCCGGCTATTAGTGCTTCGTACTCGGCCTCGTTGTTTGAGGTGGCAAACTTCAACCGGAtagcatgaagcgacccgtcccaatccataaggacgaatgcaataacatatggttacattgcgaggttttgacctctatatgatacattttacaaacattgcattcgttttcaaaagacaacctttcattacatcgaaagttgacaggtatgcataccacttcataatatcctaactataaatgacctaatctgtcatttactaaataataatctttattgaactcagcgacttgaatgcaacgtcttttgaaatattccatgaatgactccaagtaatatctctaaaatgagcaaatgcacagcggaagatttctttaatacctgagaataaacatgctttcaagtgtcaaccaaaaggttggtgagttcattagtttatcgtaatcaatcatttccataaatttaatagaccacaagatttcattttttataaacatcattctcatatcaggcatttcgcaaactgcatggagataaaaatcattcatatggattgaacacctggtaatcgacattcacaagatgcatatagaatatccccatcattccgggacatccttcggacatgataaatttcgaagtactaaagcatccgcaaccatggatgaggcttattgggcccgatagatctatctttaggattcgtgtcaattaggggccagttccctaattcttagattaccagactaaaaggggcatattcaatttcgatcattcaaccatataatgtagtttcgattacttgtgtctatttcgtcaaacatttataaagcgcatgtattctcattcccaaaaatatatattgcaaaagcatttaaaagggagcaaatgaaactcactatacagtATTtcatagcaataatgcatatgacggcaccgaacaagtgtagggttgacctcggattcacgaacctatatcatttgtatatatattaaaatatatgcttgtaatcgaacaattatatatattattattagtgatataacttttatattattaacttatattcattttatataaaaatatcaaattttgttatgttatatgtaataaacatatttatatatatttatatatctatattatttgTTTTGTTAAAAAAAACAGcactttagtaatactaataacaatattaataattataatactaataataataacaacaataataataataataatcagattaataataataataataataataataataataataataataataataataataataataataataataataataataataataataataatagctacctcTCTAAAAGCCTTCCAAAAAGAAAATTGCAGAGACCAGGTGATgtatgaaatctagtatataaattatctctggaaatatgcctggttaaagattactacacacttacgggcagtgtacccgatcgtgtaatagtataaaaatggtaattccaagtatcgttccaaggacagtattaacgtgagaattaagtttgaaactaataaaagtaaactaagttaaactatgaaaattgaaattacgagatagtttgttttgcggctatttaacgattagccaaatcaagatagctttaaaagtaaaagacaatatttttggatttttaagtttaaataaaataaatgcaaactcgacagaaaaataaagatatttgaattcaatggataaaagaatgttcgcctagatatcctattcgcagtgttggatgatttgttattaagcactagttctattaatcaatgcacgcaattacagagtcggtttacccagagttctcttttagcaaacacgtcaaactaggattaattggcttagggttcccttttaccaaataccatctttcgtttgtgacttagtaactagctaattataagattaagattcaattggttacgcgttcgctccacacaattcacccctattttggttaattacgttacccggtttacccccttggtccagtaagcacccaatcggttaagacaaatcaattggaaattagatcactaaattgaaacagggttccctttgttcaaacaagattcactaatcgacctagtatcaataattaacacccacaagaatggttctttaatcaaaactcataattaatcatgcatcaatcaataaaacattaaagtatcatccaaacacttgcaaatattcaatctagacaaacattaaaggtttagcctacaatcatggctgaaatcgaaataacaatcaaagacatagaataattcattgttgataacaaaagaataaaactaattaaagattgaaatctgaatgatacacgaatcgagacttgttcccggaatgattaataccttagaatgaccttgaagatctccaaaaatcacctaagttcgtcaaaaagtggctggaattcgtcaggatacgattatcataagttagggtataattcgggcttttataggaggagattctgaacccgggcacaaccccgcgcggcgcgccataataccgcgcggcgcgccgatcatCTGGAAACTCACATTTGGTTTTCTGATATGCTCGAACTGTTTTTGTAGTTAAACGGCGCGGCGCGCGCCCTTTTGGCGCGGCGCTCCATGTAACAAATGCTGAAACGAAGCTGAAAACTCAATATTAACACCCAAACTCgaaccgaatcaaaccttttcacttgtaaacaacgaaacacgtccaaaaccatcaaataacatcaaatttaaccttcttggtcttggaactcaaactttcacaactttaaccgaaataactccaaatcgtatccataaggaccaaaatgtaaccgatatcgctaaggaaaatgcatatgaaatacgcgatatcaaacaaccccacactagagttttgcttgtcctcaagcaatgaaactcgataataatcttctacaatAAAATAACGTCTTCAAGCAAATATGTAGAATCAAACGAACAAGAACCAAtcaagcaactagcgtgggcacgatttggagtaaataacaaccatggttcccacttgcattcccccgatgtaacttcccaaaccgcaatcaatatgaatcaaaatagtaaccaaaaataatctcgataacgtaccatactgatgaaATAGAGAATCTCGTACCATAATAAAAGTCTTCAACGAAACCGGGAATCAAGTAGGAACCAAGCACCAAAGATGTAACAATCAAACCATGTGTACCAAGAGAacgtacgggctaccccgcaattggtcaagccaagcctcccacagtacctaacatcgcgagatgtcggtagaaaataatgtgcttaggaggatacacattacgtccggatatcatcgatggttatgaggttaccgtctaatccgttaagtcaaccataaagattgaggttcatcaggcttaaaagctgatatcttacctttccggaggttatccactgggaatctgatcaatcactgacattttgtgtatcatggtgcgcttcccatttggctagcaaatctccctcattgagataagctttgactaccagtttccctgtttgatgttgaggcctggtagatttccagtcgattttagcaatgacttttcaagacttttcgtcaccctacaactggtctggactacaacttctgaaataaatcagcaagtgtgtcgttcgggagacttgactccctttaggatggagtggatacatcctgtatggtcataaaaggtggtcgagcgcatacattgtccttgttaggagaaacaatgaagaccgccctataaagttttcgatctagcgtgtggcccggcttcgaccacacgatccaatcaccgttcatacggttgacacccgttttagtacaaatgacctacgtatgaactggatgttcatgtaggatttcacattcaaaataatgaacgtgttttgaaagttcaagactttctcctctaacagtacctcatcgtgaaatgatgggtaatgaaatggcacgcttaagaggtatacgtaccaagtaagacaatcggaagactttacttccttaataagtggatctgagtcactcggaagtgccaatctgtttcacttgacaccggttttgaaaaatcccgaaaaccttcgggttccatagcttttggctatgggttgtgttgtctaagcaaacacaagcacgtagctattgctcctgaaaaggacagcactggtgaagctcaaggctcctcttcccacagtatcacatcattaaatgatgcaataataaaatgatatagtttcggaagtatgctataccaagtaaccaaaagtttttgatctggcacgtgattcggtcacaatcacgctatgcaatcaccgctctctcacggtttacacccgttttggtacaggtgacctactattgagttcttcgaactcgtaggatttcatgttcaatggtaatgaacatgtggaacaactttggcttctttaaacatcatgaaataaaaataccaagccatacttaaacaagggttttggtcgaatttttaactacattttatatttttttttttttctttttaactaaCTAATTTTTCCAATTTTTTATATtttcccctaatttttcaatttttttttacgaccaaaaccccgtgaaacgtcaagtcttttaaacatcaaaaccaaacttatgatgattctattaataaccaacccgagagattttacatcccccaccccacacttgaga from Rutidosis leptorrhynchoides isolate AG116_Rl617_1_P2 chromosome 9, CSIRO_AGI_Rlap_v1, whole genome shotgun sequence harbors:
- the LOC139868749 gene encoding uncharacterized protein, whose protein sequence is MNETPFGLVYGTKAVIPAEVLVSTNRITAFDEQQNDEALQKNLDALEERRTIAHIRQVEKKQKIPNHYDKKVKPLDFQLNDLVLRSNKASRQQDVGKLGPRWEGPYRVIGITNYSAYHLETPDGVPIQHPWHAFHLKKYHV
- the LOC139868750 gene encoding uncharacterized protein, which codes for MDWDGSLHAIRLKFATSNNEAEYEALIAGLCLVKSIDVRQLTAYVDSQLEVSQLNGSFEASDTSMQKYLELTKALTNTFAIFEIKQIPRNRNKKADALSKLASLLYDHFTKKVMVEVLERKPIEEDTLMATTTTEEECLMTPFIKYLADGTLPEDKLQACRIQMRAPMYNFKGGILYRKSFTEPYLRCVGPTQAKEIIQEMHEGACSTHSGY